The window TTTCCTTTGGCGCTATTTCCGTTACGATGAGTGCTCGTTTCTCACGCAAGAGCGCTTTTCACGCACGCACTTTCCAAGGTAATCCAATCGCTTGGTGGTCGTACATGGTTATGGGTCTCTTGCAGGTTTTCATCACGTACACGCCGGGTTTGAACGACACCATCTTTTCCATGGCCGGAATGGATGGTCCCCAGTGGGGCATTGTGGCCTTGTTCATGGTTGTTATGTTAGTTGTTATggaagccgaaaaggccgtGCGCAACTATTTGACGGCTCTCAAGTACGATACGGATGATCGTGAGTACGGCATTTTTGATAGCGAAGCCGACCGCAAGCCTGATACCACGCCTCTTCCCGACGAGTTTAAGCGTTTCGGAACGAACGAACTCTCGAAGTAGACATAACCGGCACGCCCTCGGTTTCCTTTGTTTACACTGTCTTTTTCGTGCGGGTCCGTCAATATCGCGGATTCTTCTCTTTGGCTTTCGGGTGCAATTCTACAAAAAAATTAAAACAAAACTAACTCGAAAGCATTTATTTGTATACCAACAGCTAGCAGAAACAATCCCTTGTCAAAATTCAATAAAGGGCACCGCGTGGGGGTCGCTATCTATTGACTGTGGAAAGATTGTATCGAAATGCTTGCATCAGTTCGGCATCCAAGTGTTCGGTCGCGTAGTGAAGATCGGGTTGGGTCAAGTGTTTGAGCCGCATTCCCAAGTCTCCCGTTTTGATCACGGCCTTGACAAAGTCCGCGCCGCTACCGTGGTTCTTGCTCGTCCCCGTTTCCACCACGTGGTTGCGGTTGGCGGTACCGCCCACGCATTCCGCAATGCTTTGGACAATGTCGTCGGAATGCAGCAGCAAGTCTTCGAAACGGATCATCAAACGTGGGTAGGGTGCCTCCCAGTAATCGCGGTACCATCGACTCCATAAATGTACGAGCGAATCCCAAAATTGTACATCGGTGGCGCTAAAAATGACCTTGACGCGAAAGCTGGTTTGATTGCGGGGCAGCTTATCGGCGCTAAAGCGTCTGAAATCTCGAGGCAGCGTTTTTAAACCCGGACAGCGTTGCGCGCCGCGGGCCCATTTGGCGGCGTAGGGATGTTTGCACTGTACCGGGAGAGTAAACCAGAAGGATTCGTGTGGGCGGTATGGTATGGGAATGGAGCAGACCATGGCCAAGACGACATTAACCACGTACCATGCTAATTTGTCAAGTAGTATGTCCATTCCGAATGTTTGAACATAATGGCTGTGTGTGAGGAACGCGCTTTGCATGTCGGCGGTGCACAGGTAGTCGCCTCGCACCCGGGCCGATTCCCCGTGACCACTTGTACGCACCTTTGCATCCAAAAGAATGGATCCCGTATAACGACAATAGGCAAGACTGCCGTTTGATTGATTCCTTCCAGGGACACGGCGGCGTGATGCAATCGTTTGCTTTCGGTCCGGTGTTTGCCCCACGGAACTTGCCAGGCTTTTTGTACACCGAAAACGTTGTTGGTCAAGTGTCGTTCCAAGGCGTTGGTTCCGGTGTTGAACATTCCGGCGGGTGCGACGTACCGTTCCGCCTGGGGTATGGCGTCGCGGAAGGCTTGACATGTTTCAAGACCTAGGACAATGGGTTGATCAATGGGACCGTAGAGTGTGGTGAGTGTGCGGGTATCGGGGAGGAGTTCCCAGGACGGGGCCTGGATCGAGGTGACGCCAGCCGCGCGGAGTACCTCCAGAATGACACGCTTGTCTTCCGGAAAGGATAGCTGCTGATCCAGAACGATCATCGTATCGCTGTGATTCGTGGTCGTGTTGGGAGAGGCCAGACGCGGGAGGCGCAGTGCCgtttggtcgttgttgtgtgCCGTGTGATTGTCGTCGCCGATTCGatggcgttgttgttgttgttgttgttgttgttgttgttgccctAGCTTCCATTCACCGTTGCTCCAAGGCAGAGAGGAAAGGCCCCCCATGCCTACCAACGGTTCCCGGTGTAAGCGTACCATTTGTGTCAGAGAAAGAAGCATTAGTCCGGCGAGTCCGACGAGGAGACCCGTCATGCAACGGGACGTCCGATTCCGAGCGTTGGTCAACCCCGGTTTCCGTCGTTCCCGCGAACGTACCGAAACCACCGACCGTGTGCTCGACTCTAAAGGATCCTCACGCATGGCGTGTGTGTAGTGTGTATacacgtgtgtgtgtgtgtatagtgtgtgtatatatgTACAAAATACCCAAGCCAACGGGGGTCATCTTCTCCCCTTGTCCGACCCGAATCGCTAAGGTGCGGTGCCATGGTCGAACAATGCGGGTTGGCAACTTTGTGATCTCCGGGTCTATTCACCCAAGCGCCGTTTGCGTCTTTCACCCAACCGGGTTGACCGTTCGTATTCGTGAGTGACTAGGGGATGGCTAGATCACCTAGTCTCGCGGGTATGAAAACCATCCACACGACTGATACACGTCATCTTCagaaacatttgcttttggccgtttgcgattcaaaccgaTGCTCTGTCGAGCCTGCAAGCCGATCGAAAGAGGTTACCCTTGACCATTTGCATACCGAATTCTCATTTCGTTCGACTCTTCACAATGAAACTTCCTTAATCATCTAAAATGACCCTATGCAAACAACACAACagcattgcttgttttgtgaTGATTGATCTGTCTCTTAATATGCACAATTGTCTGCTGAGATCTCTGCCCAacttgtttgttgttttgtaCTCTGTAAAGGTTTGTTTCcgctctttttgtttggactcttAAAACAATTGCAAGTTTCCAGTCTCAACAATGCCTATGAATTTTCTCTTGTAGTCAGCTAGATGTCACGACTCCGCAAGTATACCATCTTCATAATAAGTGCGAAACACCGGTTGTCTTCATTCTGCTCTACCAAGATTTGTAGCCTGGTATACATTGCTGTACATTGTCGCTCTCCTTGGTAACTTGACTCACTCTCGTGTTGAGGGAGCGGCAAAAACTACTTTCCACATGGGTTAATACAAGTTCACCTGTTCTGGAGCCCTGACAATGAAAGTAAAACGTCAACATTTGTGCAATGTATCGTCTTACACAATGGACAAACTTTGGGTACCCACACAATTCAGGAACAACAGTAGTGATGTCACTGGAAAAAGATACTTATATATGCATCATGAACTAGGTTTAAACAAATATGTGGTAAAACCTTTTTCCATTATATTGCAAAAATAGTACTGAAACTACTATGAGAAAGGCATTTATATATTGTTATGTTTCAAAACACCAATATGCAAATAGTTGTCGAAATTcagttaatgtaagaaaCTAGTATGAACATGAATTCTTTAAGTGCAAAAACCAACATGAAATTTGAGATTCAAGATGCTCGGAGTAGGAAatccctacgacaagcatagGGTTCAATATCCCTAATTTGTGGAGACAAGTCTAAAACCAAACTATAGTCcttcaaaaggaaatcgaatgcaaaaacaaaagaagaaaagaaaggatTCCCCTCTAGGAAGTGGATAAAGACATTAATACATACCTTATAgaggaaagaaaatggaaTAATACTTTGGAGTTCTTATTGTGTTGTGCATCTAGTGGTACAGGTTTACAAAAATTAGAATTGGAACACAATGTGCTTACCAAGGTATTGTTCTCAGCCTCAGGAAGCAACAGACGGAAGCGGCTACCTcctttggttttccttgtgcaacaCTGATTGCGAAACATCAAGCGACGGACGGGAGCGGCTACCTcctttggttttccttttgcagcaCTGATTGCAAAAAATCAAGCAACGGACGGTTGCACCGTGAATAGAAAAAGGCTACTGGCAATATAGGCCACAAAGATGTTGGTACTGGCTTTGGGAATACAGTCAACTCCCTTTGGGTTGTACAATGCGGgttccgttttcgtcgttgccCCATACGAGATTCTGAAAAGTCCCACAGCCGCCCATTTGCACGGCGGAGTCGTCGGGGAATTGTTCCATGGCGGCCACGAGGACTTGAATACCTCCGGCGCTAGCGATGCCGCCCTTGTTGTTCTGATCCAGTGCCAGATTCTGGAGTGCTCTCCCGCCGGCAGCTTGTACGAGTGCGTCGTCGGAGAAGCGGTGCATCgccttgacaatggcgagGAGTCCACCGGTGAGACTAATGGTGACACGGTTGGGAACATATAGAATCTTTACATACCGGTATTTTCCTGTTTAACATTGCATGTACATAACGCCTTGTTGTTCTATTGTCGCAAATACAGCAAACTCCCAATTGCCGCTGCCGCAACACTGGGAACTCCCTGCAAAATTGTCAACATATTCTTCGAACGCGTCGGGGCAGCGCTGCTGCCAAAGCCCGTAGCTGTTGGTTTCGGCTATCATCCTTGTTTCCATTAGGTATGCCATATGGTACCGGAAGACAATAAAAGACTAATAATAAGGTAGTTTCATTGTGAAGAGTCGAACGAAATGAGAATTCGGTATGCAAATGGTCAAGGGTAACCTCTTTCGATCGGCTTGCAGGCTCGACAGAGCAtcggtttgaatcgcaaacggccaaaagcaaatgtttctGAAGATGACGTGTATCAGTCGTGTGGATGGTTTTCATACCCGCGAGACTAGGTGATCTAGCCATCCCCTTGAGTCCCGGTAACGGTCCCCAGACCGACCTCTCCTTTTTACCCTACCCTACTCACCCGACGAACTGAATGTGTGTGCAGAATGTCGTTGGAGTTGCCTTTTTTTCGTCTCACACCGGATCGTCCCAATCCGCACTACCACGAGACTCTTCcattgtgtgtgtgtgtgtgtgtgtgtaacCTGTGAATGTTTCGGTTTGGGGAAAAGCAAGCATTTACTGTACTATTGTCCGCAGCATCCGTAGAATCCGGATCAATTGACATCATCCGCATACTACACCGAGTGCTGGTGAATTGTGCGATTACGGCGAACGTCGACCGAACGAAAACATGTACGCCGTGACGATTCTGTGCTGGGCTGGGTGTTGGTGGTCGTTGGGAGACGCCTTTGCCGTGTCACCATTGTTCCACCCGCTTTTTGTTGTGAGGAATAACCGTCCAGCGTCGTGGTCCTACACTACCGAGTTGTCTTTGGCCAAAGGCAACAAGCGGTCCAACGAGCCGCGTTTCGAGTCTCAAGCTCCGAATCGCACCGTGTTGGAGACAGTCAAGGGTAACCAGTCAGACTCGTCAACGTTAGAGTCAACATCACCAAGAGACGCCGAGGCAACAAAAAATACCACTGCGTCTGTGAGATCCATCCCGGAAAACACTCCCAACGCGACCGTAGCTGTCTCGTCAtccccaccaccaccactacgAAAGATCGAAAGCTCCCCGTCACCGACCATTCCACCACCCCGTGTCAGCAGCCACAAGCCGACGAACGTGGCAAAGAACTGGTTGTACTTGCAGTCCATAGGCGCCATTACGGGTCGTGGCGAGTTCGCGTCCGCGTCACAAAAAGAGTCCGTCCGTACCGTGGTGGCGGCGCTCGAAGCCGTCAATCCCACCCCAGAACCCGCCGCCTCCCCACACTTACTCGGTCGATGGGAACTCGTCTTTACCGACACGCATCTGTTTCGGAGTTCCCCCTTCTTCATGGCGGCCCGGGCCGTTTGCGTcacggacgacgccgtccaACAATTTCACTGGTTCTGCGACATGCACCGCCGGGCTCTCGCCATTAGCAATATCAGGGCCGTCCGTCAAATTATTGGTCCAACCCGTTTGACTTCGGAATTCGAAGTCCGAGCCGGTGCCGTACCCTTTCTCCACGACTTTACCCCCTGGGCCTATTCCGGAGGTTGGCCGATCACCATTGACGGTTCCATTGTCAGTACGGCCGATTGGCGACTAACGACCAACGCGACGGCGGCATCGTCGTCCAGCAACGAGACGAACAACGCTATGGAATTCTACATGGACACGGTACAAATCAAGGGTTCCAACCTGCCCGGCCTCCGACAGATCCTCGATACGGGTAACGTGCAACTCCAATCACGGGAACTGGCCCGCTGGCTGGAGAACACCGTGGCGTCCTATCATACCCCGCGACCCGTGTTTGCGACGACTTATTTGGACGAAACCTTACGGATCAGTCGAGACGTGGATGGACACGTTTTCGTCTACGTCAAAACGTCCGACGATACC is drawn from Phaeodactylum tricornutum CCAP 1055/1 chromosome 25, whole genome shotgun sequence and contains these coding sequences:
- a CDS encoding predicted protein, which translates into the protein MREDPLESSTRSVVSVRSRERRKPGLTNARNRTSRCMTGLLVGLAGLMLLSLTQMVRLHREPLVGMGGLSSLPWSNGEWKLGQQQQQQQQQQQRHRIGDDNHTAHNNDQTALRLPRLASPNTTTNHSDTMIVLDQQLSFPEDKRVILEVLRAAGVTSIQAPSWELLPDTRTLTTLYGPIDQPIVLGLETCQAFRDAIPQAERYVAPAGMFNTGTNALERHLTNNVFGVQKAWQVPWGKHRTESKRLHHAAVSLEGINQTAVLPIVVIRDPFFWMQSMCKHPYAAKWARGAQRCPGLKTLPRDFRRFSADKLPRNQTSFRVKVIFSATDVQFWDSLVHLWSRWYRDYWEAPYPRLMIRFEDLLLHSDDIVQSIAECVGGTANRNHVVETGTSKNHGSGADFVKAVIKTGDLGMRLKHLTQPDLHYATEHLDAELMQAFRYNLSTVNR
- a CDS encoding predicted protein — translated: MYAVTILCWAGCWWSLGDAFAVSPLFHPLFVVRNNRPASWSYTTELSLAKGNKRSNEPRFESQAPNRTVLETVKGNQSDSSTLESTSPRDAEATKNTTASVRSIPENTPNATVAVSSSPPPPLRKIESSPSPTIPPPRVSSHKPTNVAKNWLYLQSIGAITGRGEFASASQKESVRTVVAALEAVNPTPEPAASPHLLGRWELVFTDTHLFRSSPFFMAARAVCVTDDAVQQFHWFCDMHRRALAISNIRAVRQIIGPTRLTSEFEVRAGAVPFLHDFTPWAYSGGWPITIDGSIVSTADWRLTTNATAASSSSNETNNAMEFYMDTVQIKGSNLPGLRQILDTGNVQLQSRELARWLENTVASYHTPRPVFATTYLDETLRISRDVDGHVFVYVKTSDDTTPTDYSPIDADLGVGRLLEGFNDAVTKFYL